Below is a window of Corallococcus silvisoli DNA.
GATGGGCGGCTTGCGCGACAGCATGTGCCGCACCTGCACCGGCGACGTGTGCGTGCGCAGGAGCGACGGGCTGTCCGCCTTCTTCGCGTGCCCCAGGGTGGGCTCGTCCACGTAGAACGTGTCCTGCATGTCCCGCGCGGGGTGATCCTTCGGCAGGTTCAGGGCCTCGAAGTTGAAGTAGTCGAGCTCGATCTCCGGCCCGACCGCCACCTCGAAGCCCAGCCGCGCGAACGTCCGGACGATGTCCTCCATCGTCCGCGACACCGGGTGCCGCCCGCCGGGCAGCACCGAGCGCCCGGGCAACGTCACGTCCAGCTTCGGGCCCTTCAGCTGGGCCTCCAGCGCCGCCTCCTCCGCGCGCTTCGTGGCGTCCGCCAGGAGCTGCTCCAGCTCCGCCTTGACGGTGTTGGCCACCTCGCCCAGCGCCCGCCGCTCGTCGGGGGGCAGCTTGCCCATGCCGCCCAGTACCGCGGACAGCTCCCCCTTCTTGCCCAGGTAGCGGATGCGCAGCGCCTCCACCTGCGAGGGCTCCGACACGCCCGCGATCTCCTGGCGCGCCGCGTCCGCCAACGCCTGCAACCGGTCTCGCATGGTCCTCTTCCCGCCTTCCATTCACGCCCCGGACGCCTCAAGCGCCGGGCAAAAAAAAGGGCCGCCCCCTGGTTGGAGGCAGCCCGTTTCATCTTCGGGGGCCGGCGTCACCGCCAGCCGTGTCTCAGGCTGCCTTCGCGATGTTGGCGACGGCGGCAAAGCCCGCGGGGTCCGCGATGGCCATGTCGGACAGGACCTTGCGGTCCAGGCCGATCTTCGCCTTCGCCAGGCCGGCGATCAGCTTCGAGTACGAGAGGCCCAGCGTGCGGGCCGCCGCGTTGATGCGGACGATCCACAGCGAGCGGAAGTTGCGCTTGCGCACCGCGCGGTCGCGGGTGGCGTAGTCCAGGGCGCGCTCGACGGCCTGGTTCGCACGGCGGTAGCAGTTCTTGCGACGGCCGCGGAAGCCCTTGGCGAGCTTGAGAATGCGATTACGACGACGACGAGCCTTGAATCCCTTTTTGACGCGCATGACACACTCCTGACTGCTGGAAGGTGGCCCCGGGGCGCAGGCATCACGCCGCTCCGCCAGGACTCACGGATTGGTTCAAACCCGAGGAAGGACTTCAGGCCCCGTAGGGGAACAGCTCCTTGATGACCTTCTTGGCGTCCATGTCGCGCAGGTGGC
It encodes the following:
- the pheS gene encoding phenylalanine--tRNA ligase subunit alpha; the encoded protein is MRDRLQALADAARQEIAGVSEPSQVEALRIRYLGKKGELSAVLGGMGKLPPDERRALGEVANTVKAELEQLLADATKRAEEAALEAQLKGPKLDVTLPGRSVLPGGRHPVSRTMEDIVRTFARLGFEVAVGPEIELDYFNFEALNLPKDHPARDMQDTFYVDEPTLGHAKKADSPSLLRTHTSPVQVRHMLSRKPPIRAVMPGRVYRRDSDITHTPMFHQVEGLLVDKDVSFAELKGTLDAFVRAFFGSDTRTRFRPSFFPFTEPSAEVDVTCASCGGKGCRVCKQTGWLEVLGSGMVHPNVFTAAGYDPKEVTGYAFGMGVERLAMLRYGIDDLRMMFENDARFLEQF
- the rplT gene encoding 50S ribosomal protein L20, coding for MRVKKGFKARRRRNRILKLAKGFRGRRKNCYRRANQAVERALDYATRDRAVRKRNFRSLWIVRINAAARTLGLSYSKLIAGLAKAKIGLDRKVLSDMAIADPAGFAAVANIAKAA